The following coding sequences are from one Panicum hallii strain FIL2 chromosome 5, PHallii_v3.1, whole genome shotgun sequence window:
- the LOC112892677 gene encoding uncharacterized protein LOC112892677: MEGEDENGKERNKGDDEYINKSLPYYGNLATIFGDSVATGQFVKTSSEPLAVDVEEDTQKDEMNVGTPSSATIDKDDTAASGNRPSKRAKKDDNGADPLVQAFDRGTQTIASAIRDAASKKALPPVLFEALDSLPGFELEHKAKYYSYLLNHPNIAHGFVDAPLLYKLSMVTEFINANM, encoded by the exons ATGGAGGGAGAG GATGAGAACGGAAAGGAGAGAAACAAGGGTGATGATGAGTACATAAACAAGTCTCTTCCATACTATGGCAATCTAGCTACAATCTTTGGTGATAGTGTTGCAACAGGGCAATTTGTGAAGACCTCAAGTGAACCTCTTGCTGTAGATGTTGAAGAGGATACACAAAAGGATGAGATGAATGTTGGGACACCATCTAGTGCTACTATTGACAAAGATGACACGGCGGCTTCGGGCAATAGGCCCTCCAAGAGAGCTAAGAAGGATGACAATGGAGCTGATCCTTTGGTTCAAGCCTTTGATCGTGGTACTCAAACCATAGCTAGTGCTATACGAGATGCAGCATCAAAGAAAGCTTTGCCACCGGTTTTGTTTGAAGCTTTGGATAGCCTTCCTGGTTTTGAGCTTGAGCACAAGGCTAAGTACTATTCTTATTTGTTGAACCATCCTAATATTGCACATGGCTTTGTGGATGCGCCGTTGTTGTACAAGCTCTCTATGGTTACTGAGTTCATTAATGCTAATATGTAG
- the LOC112895095 gene encoding polygalacturonase At1g48100-like isoform X1, with the protein MSKPITPPAAAAAKNSSSAVFDVRAFGASGNASGNDTRAFRAAWKAACSSSSATATLLVPSDGVFTITSTIFAGPCKSTLTFQIDGVLMPPDGPASWPAADSRRQWLVFYKADGVTLAGKGTIEGNGEEWWDLPCKPHRGPNGSTLPGPCDSPALIRFFLSNDVTVRGLRIENSPQFHLKFDDCARVRVDGLFISSPASSPNTDGVHVENTTAVQILNSRIYNGDDCVSIGAGCSDVHIENVTCGHGHGISIGSLGVHNTRACVSNVTVRNARIIDSDNGLRIKTWQGGAGAVSGVEFAGVRVQNVRNCIVIDQYYCLGSGCANQTSAVRVDGVAYRDIRGTYNPRAGAPIRLACSDAVACTGIAMSGVELLPAGGGGGGAEARLAEPYCWNAYGVMETLTEPPVYCLQEGRPDSLQDQLTSC; encoded by the exons ATGTCAAAGCCAATtacgccgccggcggcggcggctgccaaGAACAGCTCATCAGCCGTGTTCGACGTGAGGGCGTTCGGGGCGTCGGGCAACGCCTCGGGCAACGACACGCGCGCGTTCCGCGCGGCGTGGAAGGCGGCGtgctcctccagctccgccaCGGCCACGCTCCTAGTGCCGTCGGATGGCGTGTTCACGATCACCTCCACCATCTTCGCCGGGCCGTGCAAGTCCACGCTGACCTTCCAG ATCGACGGCGTGCTGATGCCGCCGGACGGGCCGGCGAGCTGGCCGGCGGCGGACAGCCGGAGGCAGTGGCTCGTCTTCTACAAGGCCGACGGCGTGACGCTGGCGGGGAAGGGCACCATCGAGGGCAACGGCGAGGAGTGGTGGGATCTCCCGTGCAAGCCTCACCGG GGCCCCAACGGATCGACGCTGCCCGGACCATGTGACAGCCCTGCG CTGATACGGTTCTTCCTGAGCAACGACGTGACGGTGCGCGGCCTGCGGATCGAGAACAGCCCGCAGTTCCACCTCAAGTTCGACGACTGCGCGCGGGTGCGCGTCGACGGGCTCTTCATCagctcgccggcgtccagccccAACACCGACGGCGTCCACGTCGAGAACACCACGGCCGTCCAGATTCTCAACTCCAGGATCTACAACG GCGACGACTGCGTCTCCATCGGCGCCGGCTGCTCCGACGTCCACATCGAGAACGTAACATGCGGCCACGGCCATGGCATAAG CATCGGCAGCCTGGGCGTCCACAACACGCGCGCCTGCGTGTCCAACGTCACGGTCCGGAACGCGCGGATCATCGACTCCGACAACGGCCTCCGGATCAAGACGTGgcagggcggcgccggcgccgtgtCGGGCGTCGAGTTCGCCGGCGTGCGGGTGCAGAACGTCAGGAACTGCATCGTCATCGACCAGTACTACTGCCTCGGCAGCGGGTGCGCCAACCAGACCTCCGCGGTGCGCGTCGACGGCGTCGCGTACCGGGACATTCGCGGCACGTACAACCCGCGCGCCGGCGCGCCCATCCGCCTCGCCTGCAGCGACGCCGTCGCGTGCACGGGCATCGCCATGTCCGGAGTCGAGCTGCTgccggccggcggtggcggcggcggcgcagaggcgCGGCTCGCTGAACCCTACTGCTGGAACGCGTACGGGGTGATGGAGACGCTCACGGAGCCGCCGGTCTACTGCTTGCAGGAAGGCCGCCCGGATTCCCTGCAAGATCAGCTCACGAGTTGCTGA
- the LOC112895097 gene encoding solute carrier family 25 member 44-like produces MAAAAAADTSEASAAGLALAEANINWERLDKTRFHVIGAILFTAQQGALHPTAVVKTRMQVAEGGIAHMSGFAVFRRILRSDGIPGVFRGFGTSAVGALPGRVLALTSLEVSKEMTFKYSERFDMSEASKIALANGVGGLASSICSSSYFVPLDVICQRLMVQGLPGMATYRGPFDVINKVVRMEGIRGLYRGFGITMLTQSPASALWWSAYGGAQHAIWRSLGYGNDSQTKPSQSELVAVQATAGTIAGACSSIITTPIDTIKTRLQVMDNYGSGRPSVMKTTRLLLDEDGWRGFYRGFGPRFLNMSLWGTSMIVTYELIKRLSVKSE; encoded by the exons atggcggcggcggcggcggcggatacCTCGGAGGCGTCCGCGGCCGGGCTCGCGCTCGCGGAGGCCAACATCAACTGGGAGAG GTTGGACAAGACAAGGTTTCATGTCATCGGGGCAATCCTGTTTACTGCCCAGCAAGGTGCTCTGCACCCAACAGCTGTTGTGAAGACTAGGATGCAGGTTGCTGAAGGAGGGATTGCACACATGTCTGGATTTGCTGTTTTTAGGAGGATATTGAGAAGCGATGGCATCCCTGGTGTTTTCAGAGGCTTCGGCACCTCTGCAGTTGGAGCTCTACCTGGGCGAGTACTGGCTCTAACATCGCTGGAGGTCTCCAAAGAAATGACCTTTAAATACTCAGAACGGTTTGATATGTCAGAGGCATCAAAAATTGCTTTAGCAAACGGCGTGGGAGGCCTAGCGTCGAGTATCTGTTCAAGCTCATATTTTGTGCCTCTAGATGTG ATTTGCCAAAGGCTCATGGTTCAAGGATTGCCAGGTATGGCAACATATAGAGGCCCATTTGATGTGATAAACAAGGTTGTCAGGATGGAAGGGATCCGGGGGCTTTACCGAGGTTTTGGAATCACGATGTTGACTCAATCTCCAGCTTCTGCCCTTTGGTGGAGTGCATATGGTGGTGCTCAACATGCTATCTGGAG GAGCTTGGGTTATGGAAATGACTCGCAAACAAAACCATCTCAGTCAGAGCTTGTTGCTGTCCAAGCGACAGCAGGAACAATCGCTGGTGCTTGCTCGTCGATTATTACCACACCAATAGATACCATCAAAACTCGTCTTCAA GTTATGGACAACTACGGTAGTGGCAGGCCATCTGTCATGAAAACAACCAGGCTGCTGCTAGACGAAGATGGCTGGAGGGGTTTTTATAGAGGTTTTGGACCAAGGTTTCTTAACATGTCTCTCTGGGGCACATCAATGATCGTGACTTACGAGCTCATAA AGAGGCTCTCGGTAAAGTCGGAATAA
- the LOC112895095 gene encoding polygalacturonase At1g48100-like isoform X2, whose amino-acid sequence MRPPVTRTRPQLRPRPVPLVTTVLISVLVFSVLCHPAAAADASRALHYHRKHRRHHNRHHRAENSGGHIALPPAPALPPDVDGDSPTEPPGLPPDAGDNSSSAVFDVRAFGASGNASGNDTRAFRAAWKAACSSSSATATLLVPSDGVFTITSTIFAGPCKSTLTFQIDGVLMPPDGPASWPAADSRRQWLVFYKADGVTLAGKGTIEGNGEEWWDLPCKPHRGPNGSTLPGPCDSPALIRFFLSNDVTVRGLRIENSPQFHLKFDDCARVRVDGLFISSPASSPNTDGVHVENTTAVQILNSRIYNGDDCVSIGAGCSDVHIENVTCGHGHGISIGSLGVHNTRACVSNVTVRNARIIDSDNGLRIKTWQGGAGAVSGVEFAGVRVQNVRNCIVIDQYYCLGSGCANQTSAVRVDGVAYRDIRGTYNPRAGAPIRLACSDAVACTGIAMSGVELLPAGGGGGGAEARLAEPYCWNAYGVMETLTEPPVYCLQEGRPDSLQDQLTSC is encoded by the exons ATGAGGCCACCGGTGACGCGCACGCGTCCCCAGCTGCGTCCTCGTCCGGTGCCATTGGTGACGACGGTGCTCATTTCCGTATTGGTGTTCTCGGTGCTGTGCcatcctgctgccgccgccgacgcgagCAGAGCGCTGCACTACCACCGGAAGCACCGGAGGCACCACAACAGGCACCACCGCGCGGAGAACAGCGGCGGCCACATCGCCCTGCCACCTGCCCCCGCGCTCCCTCCCGACGTCGACGGCGACTCTCCGACCGAGCCGCCGGGTTTGCCTCCGGACGCCGGCGAC AACAGCTCATCAGCCGTGTTCGACGTGAGGGCGTTCGGGGCGTCGGGCAACGCCTCGGGCAACGACACGCGCGCGTTCCGCGCGGCGTGGAAGGCGGCGtgctcctccagctccgccaCGGCCACGCTCCTAGTGCCGTCGGATGGCGTGTTCACGATCACCTCCACCATCTTCGCCGGGCCGTGCAAGTCCACGCTGACCTTCCAG ATCGACGGCGTGCTGATGCCGCCGGACGGGCCGGCGAGCTGGCCGGCGGCGGACAGCCGGAGGCAGTGGCTCGTCTTCTACAAGGCCGACGGCGTGACGCTGGCGGGGAAGGGCACCATCGAGGGCAACGGCGAGGAGTGGTGGGATCTCCCGTGCAAGCCTCACCGG GGCCCCAACGGATCGACGCTGCCCGGACCATGTGACAGCCCTGCG CTGATACGGTTCTTCCTGAGCAACGACGTGACGGTGCGCGGCCTGCGGATCGAGAACAGCCCGCAGTTCCACCTCAAGTTCGACGACTGCGCGCGGGTGCGCGTCGACGGGCTCTTCATCagctcgccggcgtccagccccAACACCGACGGCGTCCACGTCGAGAACACCACGGCCGTCCAGATTCTCAACTCCAGGATCTACAACG GCGACGACTGCGTCTCCATCGGCGCCGGCTGCTCCGACGTCCACATCGAGAACGTAACATGCGGCCACGGCCATGGCATAAG CATCGGCAGCCTGGGCGTCCACAACACGCGCGCCTGCGTGTCCAACGTCACGGTCCGGAACGCGCGGATCATCGACTCCGACAACGGCCTCCGGATCAAGACGTGgcagggcggcgccggcgccgtgtCGGGCGTCGAGTTCGCCGGCGTGCGGGTGCAGAACGTCAGGAACTGCATCGTCATCGACCAGTACTACTGCCTCGGCAGCGGGTGCGCCAACCAGACCTCCGCGGTGCGCGTCGACGGCGTCGCGTACCGGGACATTCGCGGCACGTACAACCCGCGCGCCGGCGCGCCCATCCGCCTCGCCTGCAGCGACGCCGTCGCGTGCACGGGCATCGCCATGTCCGGAGTCGAGCTGCTgccggccggcggtggcggcggcggcgcagaggcgCGGCTCGCTGAACCCTACTGCTGGAACGCGTACGGGGTGATGGAGACGCTCACGGAGCCGCCGGTCTACTGCTTGCAGGAAGGCCGCCCGGATTCCCTGCAAGATCAGCTCACGAGTTGCTGA